One genomic segment of Bradyrhizobium diazoefficiens includes these proteins:
- a CDS encoding polyprenyl synthetase family protein produces MAVIVPFETPGASIEELVALVAPDMERVNTTILSRTGSDVTMIPEVANHLISSGGKRLRPMLTLAMANLAGYTGDGHIKLAASVEFMHTATLLHDDVVDESEMRRGKLSARMLWGNEASVLVGDFLLGQAFRMMVEVGSLRALDILSAAAATIAEGEVMQLAAAKNTATTEDEYLAVIRGKTAELFAAACEVGPVIANRPKAEQTACRSVGMNLGIAFQLVDDVLDYGGKSAKLGKNTGDDFREGKITLPVVLAFRRGNDTERAFWIRALERGEIGDSDLDHAIGLMNKHRALEDTLSRAQHYGAMAVDALALFPSSPMKSALEQVVAFCLARSH; encoded by the coding sequence GTGGCCGTCATCGTACCTTTCGAAACTCCCGGCGCGTCGATCGAAGAGCTGGTGGCCCTTGTCGCTCCCGACATGGAGCGCGTCAACACCACGATCCTGTCGCGGACCGGCTCCGACGTCACCATGATCCCGGAGGTCGCCAACCATCTGATCTCTTCCGGCGGCAAGCGGCTACGGCCGATGCTGACACTCGCCATGGCCAACCTCGCCGGCTACACCGGCGACGGCCACATCAAGCTAGCTGCCAGCGTCGAGTTCATGCACACCGCCACGCTCTTGCACGACGACGTCGTCGACGAGAGCGAGATGCGCCGCGGCAAACTCTCAGCACGCATGCTCTGGGGCAACGAGGCCAGCGTGCTGGTCGGCGACTTCCTGCTCGGGCAAGCCTTCCGCATGATGGTCGAGGTCGGCTCGCTGCGCGCGCTCGACATCCTCTCGGCGGCCGCCGCCACCATCGCCGAGGGCGAGGTGATGCAGCTTGCGGCCGCCAAGAACACCGCGACCACCGAGGACGAATATCTCGCCGTGATCCGCGGCAAGACCGCCGAGCTGTTCGCCGCCGCCTGCGAGGTCGGGCCCGTGATCGCCAACCGCCCCAAGGCGGAGCAGACGGCCTGCCGTTCGGTCGGCATGAATCTCGGCATCGCCTTCCAGCTCGTCGACGACGTGCTCGATTATGGCGGCAAGAGCGCCAAGCTCGGCAAGAACACCGGCGACGATTTTCGCGAAGGCAAGATCACGCTGCCCGTCGTGCTCGCCTTCCGCCGCGGCAACGACACCGAGCGCGCCTTCTGGATCCGCGCCCTCGAGCGCGGCGAGATCGGCGATAGCGATCTCGATCACGCCATCGGGCTGATGAACAAGCACCGCGCGCTCGAGGACACGCTGAGCCGCGCCCAGCACTACGGCGCCATGGCCGTCGACGCGCTGGCACTGTTTCCCTCATCGCCGATGAAGAGCGCGCTGGAGCAGGTGGTGGCGTTCTGTCTGGCAAGGTCGCATTAG
- a CDS encoding winged helix-turn-helix transcriptional regulator — translation MQPKSPSILECPVGRAVQTVGEWWSILILRDAFQGATKFDEFSQSLGIAPNILSRRLAHLTKTGMFVRRRYHERPPRYEYVLTDKARDFFPVVVALLAWGNKHLAPKGESILLANRDEVRPLDPIVVDATDMRPITLADAVVVAGPRASRGMRARLASLKAMNPAIAPAGD, via the coding sequence ATGCAGCCCAAATCGCCCTCCATCCTGGAATGCCCGGTTGGCCGCGCCGTGCAGACGGTCGGCGAGTGGTGGAGCATTTTGATCCTGCGCGATGCATTCCAGGGCGCCACGAAGTTCGACGAGTTTTCGCAGAGCCTCGGCATCGCGCCGAACATCCTGTCGCGGCGGCTGGCCCATCTCACCAAGACCGGCATGTTCGTCCGCCGCCGCTATCATGAGCGGCCGCCACGTTACGAATATGTGTTGACGGACAAGGCGCGGGATTTCTTTCCGGTGGTCGTGGCGCTGCTCGCCTGGGGCAACAAGCATCTCGCCCCAAAAGGCGAATCCATCCTGCTGGCGAACCGTGACGAAGTTCGTCCGCTCGATCCGATCGTCGTCGATGCGACCGACATGCGTCCGATCACGCTCGCCGATGCGGTGGTCGTCGCAGGCCCCCGCGCCAGCCGCGGCATGCGCGCGCGGCTCGCCTCGCTCAAAGCCATGAACCCGGCCATCGCGCCGGCTGGAGACTGA
- the fabF gene encoding beta-ketoacyl-ACP synthase II produces the protein MRRIVVTGMGAVSPLGYGVELSWRRLLAGQSGLRPLPEWAQSLPARIAGLVPDKADDAEGGFDPGDAAAPKDQRKMDRFILFALLATAEAVAQAKWTPQDARALERTATIIASGVGGFPAMAEAVRITAQRGARRLSPFTIPSFLANLAAGHVSIRYGYKGALGTPVTACAAGVQAIGDAARMIRAGEADVAICGGAEACIDIVSLGGFAAARALSSAFNDEPARASRPFDRDRDGFVMGEGAGILAIEALEHALARGATPIAELVGYGTTADAYHMTSGPPDGDGARRAMEIALRQADLAPDDLQHLNAHATSTPAGDESELGAIGALFGRNRNIAVSATKSATGHLLGAAGGLEAIFTVLALRDQIAPPTLNLEHPDPGADGIDIVAGRARPMPMQHAISNGFGFGGVNASAIFRRMG, from the coding sequence ATGCGTCGTATCGTCGTGACAGGCATGGGCGCGGTGTCGCCGCTCGGCTACGGTGTCGAATTGTCGTGGCGCCGGCTGCTGGCAGGCCAAAGCGGATTGCGCCCCCTGCCCGAATGGGCGCAATCCTTGCCCGCACGCATTGCCGGCCTCGTGCCTGACAAGGCTGACGATGCCGAGGGCGGCTTCGACCCAGGCGATGCCGCTGCGCCAAAAGACCAGCGCAAAATGGATCGCTTCATCCTGTTCGCCCTGCTCGCCACCGCAGAAGCCGTCGCGCAGGCCAAATGGACGCCGCAGGACGCGCGCGCGCTGGAACGCACCGCGACGATTATCGCCTCCGGCGTCGGCGGCTTCCCGGCCATGGCCGAGGCCGTGCGCATCACCGCGCAGCGTGGCGCGCGCCGGCTCTCGCCGTTTACGATCCCCTCGTTTCTTGCCAATCTCGCCGCCGGCCACGTCTCGATCAGATACGGCTACAAGGGCGCGCTGGGCACGCCGGTCACGGCGTGCGCCGCCGGCGTGCAGGCAATCGGCGATGCCGCGCGCATGATCCGCGCCGGCGAAGCCGACGTCGCGATCTGTGGCGGAGCCGAGGCCTGCATCGACATCGTCAGCCTCGGCGGTTTTGCTGCGGCGCGCGCGCTGTCGAGCGCCTTCAACGACGAGCCCGCGCGCGCCTCGCGGCCGTTCGATCGCGATCGCGACGGCTTTGTCATGGGCGAAGGCGCCGGCATCCTCGCGATCGAGGCGCTCGAGCATGCGCTGGCGCGCGGCGCGACGCCGATCGCGGAGCTCGTCGGCTACGGCACGACCGCGGACGCCTATCACATGACGTCGGGTCCGCCCGACGGCGACGGTGCCCGCCGCGCGATGGAGATCGCACTCCGCCAGGCCGACCTTGCTCCGGACGATTTGCAGCACCTCAATGCGCATGCGACCTCGACGCCGGCCGGCGACGAGAGCGAGCTTGGCGCCATCGGCGCGCTGTTCGGCCGCAACCGAAACATCGCCGTCAGCGCGACCAAATCCGCCACCGGCCATCTGCTCGGCGCCGCCGGCGGCCTCGAGGCGATCTTCACTGTCCTCGCCTTGCGCGACCAGATCGCGCCGCCGACGCTCAACCTCGAACATCCCGATCCGGGTGCTGATGGCATCGACATCGTCGCAGGCCGCGCGCGGCCGATGCCGATGCAGCACGCAATCTCCAACGGGTTCGGCTTCGGCGGGGTGAATGCGAGCGCGATCTTCCGAAGGATGGGTTAG
- a CDS encoding LysE family translocator, whose product MTATNFWLFLAAALIIAAVPGPGIFYVAARTLSEGRASGFASTTGTALGGLVHVVAGSLGISAIILASAELFAAVKFIGALYLVWLGIRTYQSAGRVLESEPMGDKRAFRDGVLVEALNPKTAAFFLAFIPQFLDPAGSNPTLQFIMLGAISVTLNTLADVAVVLMASATRIPLIGRPHLMRRLTQGSGVFIAGLGLSLALARRPANG is encoded by the coding sequence ATGACCGCAACGAATTTCTGGCTGTTCCTAGCCGCCGCATTGATCATTGCCGCCGTTCCGGGCCCCGGCATTTTCTACGTCGCGGCACGCACCTTGTCGGAGGGACGCGCCAGCGGCTTTGCCTCGACCACCGGCACCGCGCTGGGCGGCCTGGTTCATGTCGTCGCGGGCAGCCTTGGCATCTCCGCGATCATCCTCGCCAGCGCGGAGCTGTTCGCCGCGGTCAAATTCATCGGCGCGCTCTATCTGGTCTGGCTCGGCATCAGGACGTATCAAAGCGCCGGCCGCGTGCTGGAGAGCGAGCCCATGGGCGACAAGCGCGCGTTTCGCGACGGCGTGCTGGTCGAGGCGCTGAACCCCAAGACCGCGGCGTTCTTTCTCGCCTTCATTCCGCAATTCCTCGATCCCGCGGGATCCAATCCCACGCTGCAATTCATCATGCTGGGCGCGATCTCAGTGACGCTGAACACGCTCGCCGATGTCGCGGTGGTGCTGATGGCCTCGGCGACACGCATCCCGCTGATCGGGCGGCCGCATCTGATGCGGCGTCTCACCCAGGGCTCCGGCGTCTTCATCGCGGGCCTTGGCCTCTCCCTCGCTTTGGCGCGGCGGCCGGCAAATGGCTAG
- a CDS encoding alpha/beta fold hydrolase produces the protein MASAPQSRFYESHGLRLHYADWGNERAPPLILVHGGRDHCRSWDIFARSLQPHFHVIAPDLRGHGDSDWTRGGSYALTEYVYDLAQLVRVIAAPQVTLVGHSMGGMVSLIFSGTFPEQVAKLVVLDGVTMLPDAAKPPAHERISKWVGQLDKLHDRTPRRYATLEDAAAQMMLHNKRLTRDLALHLATHGARQNEDGTYSWKFDPYQRASAPHRLWPDDHIALWSRITCPTLLLNAGESFLAGARAAGLERYFPQAHVETIAGAGHWLQHDKPQEVLGEIRRFLGLSEDGGGLALPP, from the coding sequence ATGGCTAGCGCACCGCAAAGCCGCTTCTATGAGTCGCACGGCCTGCGGCTGCACTATGCCGATTGGGGCAACGAGCGCGCGCCGCCTCTCATCCTGGTCCATGGCGGCCGCGATCACTGCCGCAGTTGGGACATCTTCGCCCGGTCGCTGCAACCGCATTTCCACGTGATCGCGCCCGACCTGCGCGGCCACGGCGATTCCGACTGGACCCGTGGCGGCAGCTACGCGCTGACCGAATATGTCTACGATCTCGCCCAGCTCGTTCGCGTCATCGCAGCGCCTCAAGTAACTCTCGTCGGCCATTCGATGGGCGGCATGGTGAGCCTGATCTTTTCGGGGACGTTCCCCGAGCAGGTCGCGAAGCTGGTTGTCCTCGACGGCGTGACCATGCTGCCGGATGCCGCGAAGCCGCCGGCGCATGAGCGCATCAGCAAATGGGTCGGCCAGCTCGACAAGCTGCACGACCGCACGCCGCGCCGCTATGCGACCCTCGAAGACGCCGCCGCGCAGATGATGCTGCACAACAAGCGCCTCACCCGCGACCTCGCGCTGCACCTCGCTACCCACGGCGCGCGGCAGAACGAGGACGGCACCTACAGCTGGAAGTTCGATCCCTACCAGCGCGCCAGTGCGCCGCACCGGCTCTGGCCGGATGATCACATCGCACTGTGGTCGCGCATCACCTGCCCGACGCTGCTGCTCAATGCCGGCGAAAGTTTTCTGGCCGGCGCCAGGGCGGCAGGCCTGGAGCGCTATTTCCCGCAGGCGCACGTCGAGACGATCGCCGGCGCCGGGCACTGGCTGCAGCACGACAAGCCGCAGGAGGTGCTGGGTGAAATCCGCCGGTTTTTGGGATTGTCGGAGGACGGTGGGGGGTTAGCGCTGCCGCCGTAG
- a CDS encoding 4-(cytidine 5'-diphospho)-2-C-methyl-D-erythritol kinase gives MPALIEEGRAKVNLTLRVVGRRTDGYHDLESVVAFADCADRLTLEPGGELKLTATGPSAAACGDTADNLVLKAAKLLAEAVPNLKLGAFALDKVLPVAAGIGGGSADAAAALRLLARLNNLSLDDPRLQKVALATGADVPVCLLSRACDMTGVGEQLLPLALPSMPCVMVNPRVPVATKDVFQELGLRNGELLVGATDVLEAPAWPEAGGSIADWVDVLETVANDLETPALRIQPVIGEVLQALRNSAGVKLARMSGSGATCFAIYGAPADAHAAAERIRRDQPGWWVHAGTLS, from the coding sequence ATGCCGGCGTTGATTGAGGAGGGGCGCGCGAAGGTCAATCTGACCCTTCGCGTGGTCGGTCGTCGTACCGACGGCTATCATGATCTCGAAAGCGTGGTTGCGTTCGCCGACTGCGCCGACCGGCTCACGCTGGAGCCGGGCGGCGAGCTGAAGCTCACCGCCACGGGACCGTCGGCGGCCGCCTGCGGCGACACCGCCGACAATCTCGTGTTGAAGGCGGCCAAGCTTCTGGCCGAGGCCGTGCCGAACCTGAAGCTCGGCGCCTTCGCGCTCGACAAGGTGCTTCCCGTTGCCGCCGGCATCGGCGGCGGCTCGGCCGATGCCGCGGCGGCGCTGCGGCTGCTGGCGCGCCTCAACAATCTCTCGCTCGATGATCCCCGCCTGCAGAAGGTCGCGCTCGCGACCGGTGCCGACGTGCCAGTGTGCTTGCTCTCACGCGCCTGCGACATGACCGGCGTCGGCGAGCAGCTGCTGCCGCTCGCGCTGCCGAGCATGCCCTGCGTGATGGTCAATCCGCGCGTGCCCGTCGCCACCAAGGACGTCTTCCAGGAGCTGGGCCTGCGCAACGGCGAACTCCTGGTCGGCGCCACCGACGTCCTTGAAGCCCCGGCCTGGCCGGAAGCGGGCGGCTCCATCGCCGACTGGGTCGACGTTCTCGAAACCGTCGCCAACGATCTCGAAACGCCGGCGCTGCGCATCCAGCCCGTGATCGGCGAGGTGTTGCAAGCTTTGCGCAATTCCGCCGGGGTCAAGCTCGCCCGCATGTCCGGCTCGGGCGCGACGTGCTTTGCGATCTACGGCGCGCCGGCTGATGCCCATGCGGCCGCCGAAAGGATCCGGCGCGACCAGCCCGGCTGGTGGGTTCATGCGGGGACGTTGAGCTAA
- a CDS encoding tetratricopeptide repeat protein, translating to MFSYRFNRWTVAAIALVGTAIATVPGAVLAQTPDHPSDTAAQFPTRNDLKSLTTAGSYLAARHASVERDAASAAAFYRSALRSDPKNNELLDRAFISSVADGDIDEAVKLAERILTIDKTNRVARLVVGVHELKLKKYATAQSNINQSIRGPITDLVATLLSGWAAYGAGDAKGGVASIDKLAGPEWYPLFKDLHAGMILELSGKEKDAGTRFERAYKLDDSMLRVTEAYARWLSRNKDSAAATNVYQAFDKKLARHPLIVEGLRETKAGKKLPPLVDSAQAGAAEALYGIGATLTRRGGEDLALVYLQLSLYLQPTHPLALLSLADLYESVKRPQMAIKIYERVPATSPLKRNAQIQLAIDLDSADRTDEAIKILKGVTSEDSKDLEAIMALGNIERGRKKFGDCGATYSQGIDVLPAGNDKANSVWYYYRGICEERSKQWSKAEADMKKALELQPDQPHVLNYLGYSWIDQGVNLDEGMKMIKRAVEQRPDDGYIVDSLGWAYYRIGNYEEAVKNLERAIDLKPEDPTINDHLGDAYWRVGRTLEAKFQWAHARDLKPEPEELPKIEAKIANGMTDDNSNSSAAQAEKKKDDGKGG from the coding sequence ATGTTTTCATATCGTTTCAACCGCTGGACTGTTGCCGCCATCGCCCTCGTGGGCACAGCGATCGCGACGGTCCCCGGCGCGGTGCTGGCGCAGACGCCGGACCATCCGTCCGACACGGCGGCGCAATTTCCGACCCGGAACGATCTGAAGTCACTCACCACCGCCGGCAGCTATCTCGCCGCCCGCCATGCCAGCGTCGAGCGCGACGCGGCCTCGGCGGCTGCGTTCTACCGCTCGGCCCTGCGTTCCGACCCGAAGAACAACGAGCTGCTCGACCGCGCCTTCATCTCATCGGTCGCCGACGGTGACATCGACGAAGCGGTCAAGCTCGCCGAGCGCATTCTCACCATCGACAAGACCAACCGCGTCGCGCGCCTCGTCGTCGGCGTGCATGAGCTCAAGCTGAAGAAATACGCGACTGCGCAGAGCAACATCAACCAGTCGATCCGCGGTCCGATCACCGATCTCGTCGCGACGCTGCTGTCGGGCTGGGCCGCCTACGGCGCCGGCGATGCCAAGGGCGGTGTCGCCAGCATCGACAAGCTCGCAGGTCCCGAATGGTATCCGCTGTTCAAGGATCTCCATGCCGGCATGATCCTTGAGCTCTCCGGCAAGGAGAAGGATGCCGGCACCCGCTTCGAGCGCGCCTACAAGCTCGACGATTCCATGCTGCGCGTGACCGAGGCCTATGCGCGCTGGCTGTCGCGCAACAAGGATTCGGCTGCCGCGACCAATGTCTACCAGGCTTTCGACAAGAAGCTCGCCCGCCATCCGTTGATCGTGGAAGGCTTGCGCGAGACCAAGGCCGGCAAGAAGCTGCCGCCGCTGGTCGATTCCGCGCAGGCGGGCGCGGCCGAAGCTCTCTACGGCATCGGCGCCACGCTGACCCGCCGCGGCGGCGAGGATCTGGCGCTGGTCTATCTCCAGCTCTCGCTCTACCTGCAGCCGACCCATCCGTTGGCGCTGCTCTCGCTTGCCGATCTCTATGAATCGGTGAAGCGGCCGCAGATGGCGATCAAGATCTATGAGCGCGTGCCGGCGACCTCGCCGCTCAAGCGCAACGCGCAGATTCAGCTCGCCATCGACCTCGATTCCGCCGACCGCACCGACGAGGCAATCAAGATCCTCAAGGGCGTCACCTCAGAGGATTCCAAGGATCTCGAAGCCATCATGGCGCTCGGCAATATCGAGCGCGGCCGCAAGAAGTTCGGCGATTGCGGCGCGACCTATTCGCAAGGCATCGACGTGCTGCCGGCCGGCAACGACAAGGCCAACAGCGTCTGGTACTATTATCGCGGCATCTGCGAGGAGCGCTCCAAGCAGTGGAGCAAGGCCGAGGCCGACATGAAGAAGGCGCTCGAACTCCAGCCCGACCAACCGCATGTCCTCAACTATCTCGGCTATTCCTGGATCGACCAGGGCGTGAATCTCGACGAAGGCATGAAGATGATCAAACGCGCCGTCGAGCAGCGTCCCGACGACGGCTACATCGTCGACTCCCTCGGCTGGGCCTATTACCGCATCGGCAATTACGAGGAGGCGGTGAAGAACCTCGAGCGCGCGATCGATCTCAAGCCCGAGGATCCCACCATCAATGATCATCTCGGCGATGCTTATTGGCGCGTCGGCCGCACGCTGGAAGCCAAGTTCCAGTGGGCGCATGCGCGCGATCTCAAGCCCGAGCCGGAGGAGCTTCCGAAAATCGAGGCCAAGATCGCGAACGGCATGACCGACGACAATTCGAACTCTTCGGCCGCGCAGGCGGAGAAGAAGAAGGACGACGGCAAGGGCGGCTGA
- a CDS encoding electron transfer flavoprotein-ubiquinone oxidoreductase produces the protein MSTEELPPRESMEFDVVIVGAGPSGLAAAIRLKQLNADLNVVIVEKGSEVGAHILSGAVIDPISLDKLIPDWREDPDCPLKTQVKDDHFYWMFGDNRIKLPNFAMPPLMDNHHCYIGSLGNVCRWLAPKAEALGVEIYPGFAATEVLYDDNGAVKGIATGDMGIAKDGTHKDSYTRGMELLGKYTLFAEGARGSLSKQLIAKFALDAKSEPPKFGIGLKEVWQIDPAKHKKGLIQHSFGWPLNNSTGGGSFLYHYDDNRVAVGFVVHLNYDDPYLSPFDEFQRFKTHPSVRDVFEGGKRLAYGARAITEGGYQSVPRLTFPGGALVGCAAGFVNVPRIKGVHNAMGTGMLAAEHVAAALAAGRANDEVVAYENAWRDSAVGKDLFRIRNVKPLWSKFGTLLGVPLGALDMWTNQLFGVSLFGTLSHAKPDRATLDPAKQHTPKTYPKPDGKITFDKLSSVFLSNTNHEEDQPVHLKVADMNLQKTSEHDVFAGPSNRYCPAGVYEWIEEGSGPRFQINAQNCVHCKTCDVKDPNGNITWVPPEGGGGPNYEAM, from the coding sequence ATGAGCACCGAAGAACTTCCCCCGCGCGAATCCATGGAATTCGACGTCGTCATCGTCGGCGCCGGCCCCTCGGGCCTGGCCGCGGCGATCCGGCTGAAGCAGCTCAACGCCGATCTCAATGTCGTCATCGTCGAGAAGGGCTCCGAGGTCGGCGCGCATATTCTGTCCGGTGCGGTGATCGATCCGATCTCGCTCGACAAGCTGATCCCCGATTGGCGCGAGGATCCCGACTGTCCGCTGAAGACCCAGGTCAAGGACGACCACTTCTACTGGATGTTCGGCGACAACCGCATCAAGCTGCCAAACTTCGCGATGCCGCCGTTGATGGACAATCATCATTGCTACATCGGCTCGCTCGGCAACGTCTGCCGCTGGCTGGCGCCGAAGGCGGAAGCGCTCGGCGTCGAAATCTATCCGGGCTTTGCCGCGACCGAGGTGCTCTATGACGACAACGGGGCGGTGAAGGGCATCGCGACCGGCGACATGGGTATCGCCAAGGACGGCACGCATAAGGATTCCTACACCCGCGGCATGGAGCTGCTTGGCAAGTACACGCTGTTCGCCGAAGGCGCGCGCGGCTCGCTGTCGAAGCAGCTGATCGCGAAATTCGCACTGGACGCCAAGAGCGAACCGCCGAAGTTCGGCATCGGCCTCAAGGAAGTCTGGCAGATCGATCCCGCCAAGCACAAGAAGGGCCTGATCCAGCACTCGTTCGGCTGGCCGCTCAACAATTCCACCGGCGGCGGCTCGTTCCTCTACCACTATGACGACAACCGCGTCGCGGTCGGCTTCGTCGTGCATCTGAACTACGACGATCCCTATCTGTCGCCGTTCGATGAATTCCAGCGCTTCAAGACCCATCCCTCGGTCCGCGACGTGTTCGAAGGCGGCAAGCGTCTCGCCTATGGTGCGCGCGCCATCACCGAAGGCGGCTATCAGTCGGTGCCGCGGCTGACCTTCCCGGGCGGGGCGCTGGTCGGCTGCGCCGCAGGCTTCGTCAACGTTCCCCGCATCAAGGGCGTTCACAACGCGATGGGCACGGGCATGCTCGCTGCCGAGCATGTCGCGGCCGCGCTTGCCGCCGGCCGCGCCAACGACGAGGTCGTCGCCTACGAGAACGCCTGGCGCGATTCCGCGGTCGGCAAGGACCTGTTCAGGATCCGCAACGTCAAGCCGCTGTGGTCGAAATTCGGTACCTTGCTCGGCGTGCCGCTCGGCGCACTCGACATGTGGACCAATCAGCTGTTCGGCGTCTCGCTGTTCGGCACGCTGTCGCACGCCAAGCCCGATCGCGCCACGCTCGATCCGGCCAAGCAGCACACACCCAAGACCTACCCGAAGCCGGATGGCAAGATCACCTTCGACAAGCTCTCCTCCGTGTTCCTGTCCAACACCAATCATGAGGAGGACCAGCCGGTCCATCTGAAGGTGGCCGACATGAACCTCCAGAAGACCTCGGAGCACGACGTGTTCGCCGGCCCCTCGAATCGCTACTGCCCGGCGGGTGTCTATGAGTGGATCGAGGAGGGATCAGGTCCGCGTTTCCAGATCAACGCCCAGAACTGCGTCCACTGCAAAACTTGCGACGTGAAGGACCCCAACGGCAACATCACCTGGGTTCCCCCGGAGGGCGGCGGCGGCCCGAATTACGAGGCGATGTAA
- a CDS encoding uracil-DNA glycosylase, whose translation MIPEPAPTVRELLAFYLEAGVDCALAEEPIDRLAELDTLPPPPRAAPPVEAPRPVAAPTVMRGEAAPAPDVAIASAREAARTAPTLEALRELMQGFEGCALKHTATRLVFADGNPQARIMFVGEAPGRDEDIEGLPFVGRSGKLLDLMIGAIGLNRTTAYIANVIPWRPPGNRTPTPQETQICLPFIQRQIELVNPDVLVTLGNPSTQTLLGTREGIMRTRGRWFEYETGQRTIRALPTFHPAYLLRSPSYKRLAWQDLRAIAKVLAEAAV comes from the coding sequence ATGATCCCTGAGCCCGCACCCACCGTCCGAGAGCTGCTCGCCTTCTATCTGGAGGCCGGTGTCGACTGCGCGCTCGCGGAGGAACCGATCGACCGCCTGGCGGAATTGGATACCCTGCCGCCGCCCCCGCGCGCGGCACCTCCAGTCGAGGCGCCGCGGCCTGTCGCCGCGCCGACGGTGATGCGCGGCGAAGCTGCGCCCGCACCAGACGTCGCCATTGCTTCGGCGCGCGAAGCGGCGCGCACTGCGCCAACGCTGGAGGCACTGCGCGAATTGATGCAGGGCTTCGAGGGCTGCGCGCTGAAGCACACGGCGACGCGCCTGGTGTTCGCCGACGGCAATCCGCAGGCGCGCATCATGTTCGTCGGCGAGGCCCCGGGCCGCGACGAGGACATCGAGGGGCTGCCCTTCGTCGGGCGCAGCGGCAAGCTGCTCGACCTCATGATCGGGGCGATCGGGCTCAACCGCACCACCGCCTACATTGCCAACGTCATTCCGTGGCGGCCGCCCGGCAACCGCACGCCGACGCCGCAGGAGACGCAGATCTGCCTGCCCTTCATCCAGCGCCAGATCGAGCTGGTCAATCCCGACGTGCTGGTGACGCTCGGCAATCCCTCGACGCAGACGCTGCTCGGAACGCGCGAAGGCATCATGCGCACGCGCGGACGCTGGTTCGAGTACGAGACCGGCCAGCGCACCATCCGCGCGCTGCCGACATTCCATCCGGCGTATCTCTTGCGCTCGCCGTCATACAAGCGGCTGGCCTGGCAGGATCTGCGCGCGATCGCGAAGGTGCTGGCGGAAGCGGCGGTGTAA